Within the Haloplanus sp. GDY1 genome, the region TATCGCTGATGGTTTGATTCGGTGGCGCTCGGTCGAAAACGGAGACAATCAACCGTCTGCTGCCGGCGATGTGGTGTGATCGTTCCACGGAACGACTCTGTCGTTGCCTACGAGACGAGTGACAGCCGAGCGTGGACGATCGGGGTCATCGTCCCCGATATCGGGATGGTGGGCTATGTTATGGGCACAGACGTCGCACTAGGCCACGGGATATGCTATATCGGAATTGCCGATGGCCGGATCTACGCGATCGGGAGCCGCGAGTAATCGCCGGGCGACCGCGTATCGGTTTGAAAAGCGGGGGTTCTGTACTCGGTCGATGTTTTGTCTGGACACGACACATCCAGCGGTATGAGCGAGTACCTGCGGAAACTGGATCGATATGCGCAACATTCAGCGGGGAGCCGAGTCGTTTCTTGCGGATGGTCACGCGGGATTGTCCTCGACGACTTCGAACTGCTCACATCTAGGGAGTCAAACACTATACACTTACATCTATTGCGAGGTGAAAATCCCTACGAGAATGTAAGCTATTATAATCTCTCTTGATCAACGATCCTCTGTGAATAGAGATATTTTCAGAGGGATTTTCTCCGTTCTTTCTGGGAAAATTACAATCTTATTCATATCTTTAGTAACAACGCCGCTAATCGTGAGGTTACTCGGGCCTGCAGATTATGGCAATTACTCGTTTATTTTGTCGGTGCTCTCGATCTTAAGTATATTAATGATAACAAGCGTACGAACTAGTCTCCGTAAGTATCTATCCGAGAATATTGAGAATCTTGAGTGGGTTACAGCGGTGTTTGGATTCTTTGTGCATTTAGGAACCATCTTGTCAGTCATTTTTGGAGGCCTCATAGTTGCGGTAGTTATTAGTTTGAGGACAATTGGAGCTATTGAATCACCAATTAGTGAGTATCTCTTAATTCTCGTGTTAGTCTTATTCGGCAATCAAATACATGGAATTTCTTGGAGTTCCTTGATGAGCTATAATCTTGAACATTATGCTGAGGGATTAAATATCGGTAAAAAAGTTATATTCTATTCAGTAGGTATTGTATTATTACTCTTTGGATTCGGCGTCTTTGGTTTGCTCCTTGCTCATATACTTGCTGGTATTCTTACTGGTCTTTTCGGCCTTCTGATATTGCGGAATAAATTAGACCTGAAACAAGCTGTGTTCTCGCTCTCAGGATATTCTGAAATATCTATAGATCGTATGCTACGATATAATCTTACCTCAACTGTATTGATTCTATTGACCGCATCTTTATATCATACAGATATTATCCTCATAAGAGGAATCTCTGGAAGTTCAGAGACCGGACTCTATAAAGCAGCTCTTCAAATCGCTCAATTTCTCTGGTTTGCACCGACAGCAATTCACGCAGTCTTTGTACATTCAACTTCAGAACTTTGGGCAGATAGCCAAGTTCAGAGAATCACCGAGATAGCGTCATTAGCTACTCGTTACACTCTACTCTTGTCCGTATTGCTCGCAATAGGACTTGCAACCTTAGCCGATTCACTGATGCCGATATATTTTGGCCCAGAATTTAGCCGTTCTATCGTCCCGTTACTTGTGTTGTTACCTGGGACTGTTGGCTTTGCAGTTGCAAAGCCGATCTACGCTATTGGACAAGGTAATGGAAAGCTCCGAGTACTTATTATCGCGACCGGGATTGCATCGGCCGTCAACTTCGGACTTAATCTCATTCTTATCCCGAGATATGGAATTCTCGGTGCGGCAGTAGCAACCAGTATTGGCTATCTGTCAATGGTTTTTCTACATATTATGAGTGCTCAGATAATCGGATTTAATCCGATCAGAGACCTCCGATTTCTGCGGATAGCTTTGACATCTATCATCTCGGGTGTCTTTATATATGGTCTCGATAAGTTGATTCAAGGAAATATTCTATCATTAGTTATTATCCCACCGTCTGGATTTCTCGTATTCGCAGGTTTGTGTATAATTACAGGTTCTGTTGATCAAACTGAGATCCAAAAGATTCTCAGAAAAACTTACTCTCTTAAATAACCAAGGTCTTCAAGTTGTTGTTCCACATCGGCGCCGAGTGATCCTTCTCTCGTTTGAACCTCGGTCAGGCTCTTTGTATGGCTATTTAATTTGCTTTCCAAGGAATCATTGGAGTTCCCAATTTTGATGAATTTCTCCTGGTCAGGATATTGAACTCCTTTCTGTTCTTTTCCCCCATAGATGACGTACTGTTTTGCTGGAGGCAACCGCTCTAATTCTATACCTTTTTTTGGAGCTTCCGTATAGTAATCCTGATTTGAAATATCGTAATATGTATATGTAAAATCACGTTGGTCTTGAGCTAAATCGATTGCGTTTGGAGACCGTCCGGATTCCCCAATAAAGCCTAGAACAGTAGGATAAATGTCTATCAGAGAGGTTGGCGATGATATTCTCTTGTTCTCTAATCGTCCAGTCGGATCACGAATTAATAGGGGGACTTTGATCACAGAGTTATGGACTGAAAAGTGATGGCCAAAGATTCCATCTTCCCCAAATCCATCGCCATGATCTCCGAATACAATTAGGATCGTATCTTCCCAGATTCCTCTCGATTTTAGACTATTGACAAGTTCTTCGATTAATGTATCGCAATATCGGATTCCGCCTCGATATAGATTCTTGAATGTCTCTACTTGACGTTCAGGGGGTTCTATATCACCTGCTGCTACTTTCAGTCGGTTCGTACGACTACCATATATACGACTTTGCCAGAGCGCATAATTATATAGAAGGCTCAGATCGCTACGTTCAGAAAACGTCGTATGATGAGGGGCTGGCGGTGCGTATTTCCAATGAGCATCATTCAAGTGGATGAACCAGCAGAACGGTTCGTTGATTGAATCTGTCGCAGATATCGCCCTATCGATTGTTTTTTGACCTCCTTTGTCGGATTGTAAACTATCCGCAAATATTGATTTCCAATTTAGGAACTGTGTTGTTGTATCCCAGGTCTCTTTGAGAATAAATTCTGATTTGGGGGAGAATTCACCTACAGCTTCGGCAAACTGTCCTTTTCGTGATCTTTCCGAATTCTCCGATCTGGAAGCGGAATCAGATACCTGTTTGAATCCCCGCAAAATTTCGCCTGTGGCTAACCACCCGTTTTTGTAGAATGCTTTTGTTTCATAGCCATTCTTAGAAAGAATCTGTGCGAATGTAGGATACTCCCCAAGTATATCCTCTCCAGTCTCCACCCCGTGCTCTGGAGGAAAAAGCCCGGTGAAAATAGATGTGTGCACAGGGAGAGTCCAAGTTGAGGGGGATATTGTGTTATCGTAAATTGTTGATTGAGATGATAACGAATTCAGGAACGGTGTAGTATTCTCATCTGAATCCGACATAAATGAAGTAAAATCACTCCGGAGACTGTCGATTGAGATACAGAGTATATTTGGGTGTTCCATAGGGAGTGACTTATTTGGACCGGTATGAAACTTCTGTATTGATTACCGTCTGTGGTTCCCATTAGGTCAGTGGATAGTCACAACTGACGGGGTTAGGTTCACAGAAAGCGTCTGGATGGGTGTGTGTGAGATTTCTCTACCACCCAGATGGCCTCAGACCTCGAAAATTTAGCGGTCTACCTTCTGTTGGGACTTCCGCTCCCCGGAGTCGAAGCCGCAGTTTTCGACTCCGGGATCAAAAGTAGTCACCCAAGTAGCGTTGATCAGAAGTTGATCAAGGCCGTTCCCGACACCACTCTGAAGACGTACTCTGACGACTACACGTTCGAGCAGTTGCACACGATTCCAGCTGATCAACTCGAAGCCGCTGTCAACGATCTGCTCGCGGATCGTTTCGAAATACGCACAAATCTGTTCTTTCTCTTGATTGGGGATGAACTGGAACACACTTTGCCGTTGAGTGTGTAGAACCCGGTCGCTGGTGTCTCGATTTTCATCAGCGGCCGGGTGATCGTCGGCTCACTCACCGTGTAGAATCGTTGTGAATTGTCCTATGGTTGTGGGTGCGAAATATCGAAGAATCCGACCGTTGTTCCATCGTCCATCCGGACATCCTCGTCAACCGTCCATTCCTCTTTACTGTCGTCGTCAGATCGTTTGTTGTGTGGATCGTCTGCCTCATCCTCGTCGAATGCGTCGGCAACGCGTTCTCGAGGATTTCATCGGCATTATCAGGTTGATTTGGCCTCTCCGTACGTAGAATTGCGTACGAGAGGCCAAGATCAGAGAGAAATCGTGGCAGATAGTTCGGATGGAACTTGACATCATATCCCGTGTTCAACAGATGCTGAATCTCTTGTTTGTTCTGCGTTTCGCCTTCTTCGAGTCGTTCGATAAGACGCTTACGCTCGTCATCGCCGAGCTTCGGAGGCCGCCCGCCTCCGAAGTTCGGCGTGAGTTTCCCGAGTCCACCCTCATTCCAGCGTTTGGCCCAGAGATTCTCGGTTGATTGGGATTTTCCAACATCATCGGATGCGTCTTTGAGTGTTGCACCCTTGTACAGCCGTTTGATGAAGATGAGTCGCTTACTCATCTTCTCCTCGTCTGTTTGTGTGAGGAAGCGGTTGAGATCGTCCTCACTGAGGTGACGGACGATCTCTTTCTCCCGGTTAGTCATTGTTATGCTAACTCAGGACACACCTAATACTTCTGTGTACTACTATTGCTCGACCACGTCGCGGCCCTGCCGTTCGAAGTCGCTGGACTCCTTGCCGACCGTGGATTCTACAACGGCACGTCGATTGAGCGACTGATGCTGTGGCATCCAGTCGCTCTGCCGATCATCTGCTGTGGGAAACAGATTGCCGGGAAACTGGACACAACGGTCTCCTACTGGACGGAGTATGTGATGTACGAGGGAAGCGAGCGGGAACTGCGTTTCCCGCTCGCGGTCTGTGTCTTCTACCAGCAGGGAACCGTGGCAAACACGGCCTGCTCGTCCGAGCGTACGTGGCGTGCGATCGGTTAGATCGCACGCCTAAAGAAGTCAAATTCTTCTATGAGAAACTCTCTGCGATCGAGACAGTGTTCCAGACGATGCGCGAAGCGCGTGCGCGGACAAGTACGACTAATTCAGCTGTGCGGTTGTTGTTCGTCCTCGTGAGCTTCCTACTGCGGAATCTATGGTTGATCGTCTGATGAGGGGTGCTCGCCATGTATGGCGAGCACCCCTCATCAGGTTCCGTTTCGAGGTGTTTCGGGAGTGGATTGATCACGCTCTTGACGAGACGTTAGATCGGAAGTGGGAAGCACCGACTAACGGTGTCGGTATCCCAGCGACCTACAGCCAGCTAGACGCGGGCTGAAGCTACCCGCGTCCAGCGGTAGCCCTGTACGTAAGTGATGGCTTCGTCTCGTGTCTGGACTGACGGCGCTCTCACTGGGGTGAGAGCACCGTCTCTGTTGGACTCAATGAATCGGCCGCTCTGATCTCATTCATTTCTCTCCAGAAATTGAGTCAGCAATCAAAAACGATTGGAACTACCGACAATCTACAACCACCCCACATTTCTACCTTACCTGATAGGAACCAGCAGAATAGTTCATATCCTCAAGACGCGTAGGAAATCTTATCACGACGTGGGGCGGCAAGTTAGATAGTGTCGATGAGGAGCAGTTTCGCCAGCAATCGCGCACGGAAACGGATGTGAGGGCGGTCAAACGCCTCACGAGCGCTCTGCTGTATCGACAGGAAAAACTCACCGGCAGAGATTGAGAAGTTGCTCGGTTTCCCCGAACAAACGGTGTACGATTGGCTTGCCACCGTCGCCGAACCGAGCCCACCACGCTCGGCAACTTGTCTCGTGCCAGCCAACACACCAGACTGACCGACGAACAGGGGATGAGCTGACGGCGACGCTCGCTGCGTCGCCGTCTGCGGCGGGCTACGACGAACCCGCGCGGACGTCCCAGTTCGTCCGTGATCACCTTGCCGACGCGTTCGACGTAGAGTACTCCCTGGCGCACATGTATCAAGTGCTGAAGCGGGCGGGTGTCTTACCAGACAGCCCGCCCGCGCCACTACAAGGCAGATCCAGCCTGGCAACGAGAGTGGCGTGCCGAGTTCAAAAAAGTGGCTGACGCTGAAGGCAGTCTGCTACACGACCGTCGTCATCGACCAGCACACGCAAGTCATCAAGACGAAGTAGACACGGGGACGGTTCCCGGTGAACTCGCGCCCGAGACCGAGACTTTCGAGCGGGCGAACGTCGCTTAATCTCTTGGGTGTGGTCACCGATGTCGGTGACTCCTACATCACCACGGTCACGGGCCGGTTGACTAGCGAAGTCTCCAAGCACTTTGTTCGACTGCTTCAGCAGGAATTCGGTGAGAAGTTAGCGATCGTCTTGGTCAACGCTCCGTACTTCATTGAGCGATCATTCAAGAAGCAGGCTGCTGCCGACGGCCTGCTTCTTGTACCTACCGCTGTATTCGCCGCAACTGACCCCGTTAGAACAGTGTGGCGACAATTACAGGCGAAACGCGCCAACCGCCTATTTCGCTCAATCAACGAACTGACCGCGTATCTCGATGAGGTGCTTCCAACACTTGTCTCGCCAAGAATCTATGAGTATCTCTGCTGACCCCTATAGTGCCCTCTAATATGTGTTGTTAGGTGGGGAGATCCTACTTCGATGCCCGTAAAAAGACCTCTCTTCCACGCTGAGAGATCTCCGTGACTTCGGAGCCAGCATCTATGAGGAGTGTCTTGACTTCAGATGCCTCTCTACCGAAGTCCCTGATTTTCTCCGTATGTACTTCGACGTACACCAGTCGGCAGTTCTCGCGAAAAATTGAACCGGAGTACGGAGAGTTCGACACTCTCGACGTCGATCTTCACGACTGTCGGTTTCGGCAGCTCGCGTTCTTTGATTATCGAGTCGTCTCTGGCAGTCTCGACTCCGAGAGTGCGTTCGTCATTGCCGGTCGCGGTGGTGTGGTCATCTATATCCGACTTTGTCTCCTCATCAAGCAAAGTATATATGTATTCAAGTCGCGTTTTTTGACGAAGAATATCGAATATGAGTGGAAAAAACTGGGAGCTAACTAGAGGTTGCCTCTCGCATCTATTTTATATATTTATCGCGCTCCCAATATTCACTACTCCAAATATGAGACAGATGTATTATATTGGACTGATCGGTGTCTTCTTACTATCAATATACACAATTATGATTCATGAATATCTATCCATATCTAAAAATTTCCTTTTTATGATTTCCTTATATATTATATTTATTATTTATTGCGGATTTTCACTGACATGGACTTCTTCTACAGAGATAGCAATTATAAAATTTTTCGATTTGCTAATAGTTCCGATCGCTTTAATATCATATCCACAAATATCTGTGATGAAAAAAGGAGACATCAATACTGTACTGACATTGATTTTTTATATTTCGATGATTGTTTCGACCCTCATCATTTATAGTAGTGCTTTGTTGGGAGATCCACTTACTATCTTCAACACAACCCATATTAATATAGGTAGATCAATTGGATTAGGACTACCTATCGGCATATATTATTTATCTAATAAACATATGAATTCAATCACGGTCGTGACTGGATTGTTTGTTATATTAGTATCTTTAGTTATGATTGAATCAAGAGGGCCAGCGTTGGCTGCAATTTCTTCATCGATCCTCGTAGGTTTTTATTGCATTTCAACCCGAATGGGATTATACAGATCAATATTATCTGCTCTCAGTATCCTTCTATTAATGATAACAAGTTGGTTCTTCGGTATGTTCACAACACTTTCGTCGGACATAGACCTAGGGGATTTTTCAGTACTCGTCAGTGGTAAGTTAGGTTCCTCAGCAGAACTTCGTATTGAGTATTATTATAATGCTTTGGATATGTGGGCGAATTCTCCACTCATAGGTAGTGGATTAAGTGGATACTTTGCACAGTATGGTACATTTCCACATAACATAGTTCTCGAAATTGGTGCCGAGCTAGGCTTAATCGGAGTTATACTATTCGGATCATTTATCATATCTGGATATAAGTCAATCCGAGCTCAAAGCAGATCTACGCTAGGAATAGTGCTACTCGCTATGATTGTCTTTGCTTTAGTTAATGCTTCTGTATCATCAAGTCTGCCAGGACAGAGGCTACTCTTTTTTGCTCTTGGGTTGGCAGTATCCCCTGCATTATTCCGATGAATCAATATCGGATAAAACCCTATATTCACAAGTCTTCAAATGACATATGATCTCATAAGAACACAGGACTTATTCATATGAAAGAATATCTAGCTGAAAGGATGTCAGATACACCTACGGTGTCTATCGTAATGCCTACATTAGACATATATGAGTACCTGCCCAAGACGATCCCGGCGATACTAGAGCAGACGTTTTCTGATTTTGAATTTTTAATTTTGGATGGCGGATCGACAGATGGAACGGTTGAATATATATCAAATTTAGACGATTCACGAATTCGAACGTTCAAAAATTGCGGCAGTATTGTAGAATCTCTTAATAAGGGTGTAGATGAATCTAGAGGAAAATATATCGCTCGAGCAGATGGAGACTCAGTTCCAGAAATTAATTGGCTTGAGAAATGCGTAGACTTTCTTGAAACCAATCCGGACTATGCTGTCGTAGGAACACAGGCCAAGCGAGTCAGGCCAGATGGATCGACTTCTACTACCGAGATGCCAACTAATCACAAAGAGATCACATTGACTCTTCACTGGAAGAATCCTATGGTACATCCATCTGTAGTGATGAAAAAACAAGCAATTAAAAAAATAGGTGCATATAGGGAAAGACACTGGGAAGACTATGATTTATTTATTAGATTAGCTAATAGATACAAACTTGGAAATCTTTCGGAAGTTCTAATAACTGAATATATTCGTAGAGATAGTATTGTTAACTCAACGTCAACAATAAGATGGTTTGCTGCTAACCTACGCTGTAGTTTCTTTGCGATTCAAACTACAGACCACTCTCTGATAGATGTTCTACGATCAGGTAAGCAGATCGCAATTCCAGCAGTATATGCATATTTTAAGGCTTCAGGCTAGCGCTGGGCAAACGTCTTCTGGAGGGACAAACGCTGGTAGCGTTAATTATAGTAGCGTTTGCAACTGATTACTCATTCGACCGCACGACAGCGTGCGGTCGGCTGTGCACATAGTGGCAACGGCTACTATAACTTCGGGGAGTGTTTCTCAGTACCGATGACGTAGAGTCTGGGTGGAAGAGATAAGTGATTATCGCAGTAATCATTATTCAGAGTATGACCTTCTATGACCGGACGGAGGAACTCGACGCCTCGACACGACGTTCGAGTCGCCAGGCCACGACTTCTACGTGGTCTACGGTCGGCGTCGCGTCGGGAAACCCGAATTCCTCAAGGAGTTCTGTGCCGACCAGCCGCATGTCTACTTCCTGGCGGTCTAGGAAGCCGAAGATCGGCAGCGCGAGAAGTTCGTCGGGAACGTCGCCGACTACTTCGACGACCGCGTGCCCCGAATCGACGGTTGAGACGAGCCCCTCGACTACCTCGGCGAGAAACTCGCCATCGAACGACTCGTCGTCGCCATCGATGAATTCCCCTACCTCGTGGCAGAAAACGACTTCCTTACGTCCTACCTCCAGTCGTTCGTCGACGGGCAACTCTAGGGAACCGATTCGATGATCGTGCTGTGTGGCTCCAGCGTGAGTACGATGGAGTCAGGGTGTTCGACTACGAGAGTCCGCTGTACGGTCGCCGTACGGGTCAAATCGATGTGCAGCCGTTTTCTTTCCAGCAGGCCAGGGATGTCATCGCCTACGATATCGAGAACTCGATCCGGTCGTTTGCGGTCACGGGTGGCACCCCGATGTATCTCACCCTCTTCGACTACGATCACCTCCTCCCGGAGAACATTCGGAGGCACATTCTCTCTCCGACAGCCCGCCTCTACAACGAGCCCGAATTCCTCCTCTGCACGGAGTTACAGAACCCGCGCGATATATGAGTATCCTCGAGGCGATCGCAACCGGGCACACGACACCCAACGAAATCGCGGGGGCGACCGGCATCGATTCGGGGCCGTTGTCGAAGTACCTCCAGACCCTCCGGCGGCTGCGGTTGATTGACCGTGAGGTGCCGGTGACGGCGTCGGCGAAGCAGTCCAAGCGGTCGCGGTACCAAATGGCCGACGAGTTCCTCCGGTTCTGGTTCCGGTTCGTCGAACCGAACCGCTCCAGCATCGAAGAAGCACCCGACGCCGTCTACGACGGAACCATCGAACCGAATCTCCCCGACCACGTCGCAACGGCGTTCGAGGCCGTCTGTCAGGAAGCTGTCTGGGTAGTGATCCGTCGTGGCGAACTCGAGTCGTATTCCGAGGTCGGGCGGTGGTGGTACGGCGAAGACGAGATCGACATCGTCTGGCTTGCCCCGGACGCCGACCGGATTCTGTTCGTGGAGTGTAAATGGACGAACGGGCCGGTTGGCGCGGCTCTCGTGTCGACCTGCGGGAGAAAGCCGAGCGTGTTCGCTGGGAACCGGACACGCAAGACGAGGAATTTGCGGTGTTCTCGAAGAGCGGATTCGTCGATGGGCTCGCTGATGACGTAGATGAAGACTGGCCGCTGTTTGGGCTGCGCGGAATGAGAGCTCTTCTGTAGTCGAACTACGCAACAGGCCGAAGAGAGCGGTCTAACATCCTCCCACGGCTAAACAGTAGTTGCTGAAGTGGGAGAGAATCGATTGTCGTCGCGGTCGTTGTCCCGATATGGTCGCGTTCCCGACTGTTCCGATCTGTTCGTCGGATTCAGCTCAACGATCACTCCGGCGAACGTCCATCTATTCTCACTCTGGGACGTCGCAGATATACTCACTCCGTTGACACTCCCTCTATCTCTTCACCGAGGCCTCGAAGTCGATCAGTCGCGCACGGTATCCGCTGCGAGCTCCTCTTGAGTGCCGTCACAACGAAATTTTACCAACGTGACGTCAAACTGAAGGCGGATCGAGTCGCTGAACGACACCATCGAAATCATCGTCGAAACTCAGTATCTGGTCAATCCTGTGTTGATTTGCAACGGCGACGGTGGTTACGTCGATGAAGCTCAACTCTTGGTCGGTGTCCTGCTCGAACACGCCGATCGCGTCGGCGAAGATGGCTGGTGACAGATAGAGTAACTCCAAAACGTGAGGATACTCGTCTTGACCACGGAGACGGCCACTCAATCGCTTGGCTACGGCGAACGATCCCGTCCACTTTCGGGTCACCGTGATCACTTCGTCGAACACATACTCAGAGAGGTATAGATGTCCCAATTCCCCCGTAATCAGTTGCAAACGCTACCATAGTAGGTTTGCCCGCGTCGTCACTGCAGCGGCGTCTCGAGAGCCGCTAGTCGTCGCGCACGGTAGAATCGGACCCGTCGCGTCAGGATCCGCCAGCAGACGGCGGCGACCGCCGCCCCAGCTGCGTTCACGAGCAAGTCAACGATGTCGGCGGTTCGCGTTGCAAGCGTCGACTGCAACAGCTCGATTCCTGCACCGTATCCGACAGCGAGCAGAAACACCGCAAGCAAGACAGTTCGATCACGCCACGGACGCCCCTGGAAGGCGTACGCGAGCGTGACCGCGAGTCCGGCGTAGGCGAGTCCGTGGAGCCACGTCCCGTATCCGAGCACGCCGAACGGGCCGGTCTGGAGCACGCCGCTTCCCGGGGGTGTAAAGACGGAGTAATACAGGATCGTCGCTGCGACCGTGAGGACCATTCCCCACCGGAGCGACCGCGGCACGAGCGGGACGCGAACGTGAACCATCCTATCCGGAAGGTCCCATGAGACCGACTAAAGCCTGCGGTTCCGACAGGAGTGTCAGTTGTCTCTCGTCCGTCCCTACTCGAGGCCACGATCGCGCATTACTGTCGCCCCCGGCTCAACGCGCACGTCACTTCCGAGCTTCACGCCCGCGTTCAGACTCACGTTGATGCCGGTTTTCACGCCGTTGCCCAGCACAACACCGAGTTTCCGACGCCCGGTGTCGACGCGTTCGCCCTTGACCGTCATCTGGACCGACTTGTCGTCGTGGCGCAGATTGGCCACTTGCGTGCCGGCACCCAAATTCACATCACGCCCGAGTATGGAATCGCCGATGTAGGACAGGTGTGGGACCGCCGCGCCCGAGAGCAAAATTGAGTTCTTCACCTCGACGCCGTGCCCGGCGTGGACGCCGGAGCCAATTGCTGTTGCCCCACGCACGTACGCATTCGGCCCGATTTCAGCGTCCGATTTCACGACAGCAGGCCCTTCAATAACGACTCCGTCTCGGACAGTTGCGTCCTTCTCAATGACGACGTCTCCCTCTACCCGAGCGCCGTCCGCAACCTTCCCGCGAATATCCCGCTGGATGTCTGCGAGTATCCACTCATTCGCTGTCAGCAGTTCCCAGGGTCGACCGACATCGAGCCACTGGCCGTCGTATTCGACCACCGAGATGTCGTGATCGTCGTTGAGGAGTCTATCAAGCGTTTCGGTAATCTCGAATTCGCCACGCTCGCTCTGTTCCGTTTGATCGATATACTCGAAGACAGCCGGCTCGAACGCATAACAGCCGACGTTCGCGAGATCTGTCGGGGGATCGGACGGCTTTTCGACGATCTCTTCGAGCGAGCCATCCGGAGCAACCGATACGACTCCGTAGGCAGTTGGATCCGAAACAGGCGTCGTTGCAATCGCGTGTCCGTGAGCGTCCGCAAGGGCGTTCGGGAGTGTCGAGTTGACGAGCACATCGCCGTTGAGTACGATAAACCGTTCATCAATCACAGACTCTGCTTGTTCAATCGCGTGTGCCGTACCAGCCGGCTCGTCCTGCTCAACGTAGGTGATTGGCGTACCACGATACGCATTCCCCAGTTTCGCTCGTACGTCGGCCCCCCGATAGCCAATCACAACGACGAACTCATCGACGACATCGAGACACGTGTCGAAGACGTGTTCGAGAAGCGGCCGACCACCGGCGGGAAGCAGCGGTTTCGGTTGAACGTCAGTCAGCGGCCGCATTCGGGTTCCTTGACCAGCTGCGAGCACCACTCCGTACATACACTCTCCGATCTGGGAGCGATCCCTAAAGAGGTGAGTGTGTTCTCTATCAAGAACCGGGCCTGGTGTTGGTTGCTACCCAACAAACTAGAACGCTCGTCTCCCCCCATAATGACAGTAAATTTGTATTAGTGACCACAACTCAACCTATGCTGTCGCCAGCGAGGATATTGGTTAGATATGATTCCACTCTAAATGACAAAATATAAATATTCCTTCCCTCAATTTATATATTATACATCTGCAAACAAAATACGATGGAAGCTCTGGTCTGTTGGCGGCAACTCATTCATCGATTTCTTTGGAACGGGTCGCGCTCTGCGGAAGCATCGAACATGGAGGGAATTCGAACTGGAGAAAAGGCGTGTGCTGTTCACCAAGACAGTTATAGCAAATCCAGAGCAGGGAAGCACTATGAGGGAACGTCGAAAAATCTGGTGGTCCAATATCTGAACCGTTCTCCTCGAGAGCTAGTCCTGTCTGCAACGACGGCGCTGTCTACGAAGATCCGGGAAGGATCCACAGAGTACGCAGTA harbors:
- the glmU gene encoding bifunctional sugar-1-phosphate nucleotidylyltransferase/acetyltransferase; protein product: MYGVVLAAGQGTRMRPLTDVQPKPLLPAGGRPLLEHVFDTCLDVVDEFVVVIGYRGADVRAKLGNAYRGTPITYVEQDEPAGTAHAIEQAESVIDERFIVLNGDVLVNSTLPNALADAHGHAIATTPVSDPTAYGVVSVAPDGSLEEIVEKPSDPPTDLANVGCYAFEPAVFEYIDQTEQSERGEFEITETLDRLLNDDHDISVVEYDGQWLDVGRPWELLTANEWILADIQRDIRGKVADGARVEGDVVIEKDATVRDGVVIEGPAVVKSDAEIGPNAYVRGATAIGSGVHAGHGVEVKNSILLSGAAVPHLSYIGDSILGRDVNLGAGTQVANLRHDDKSVQMTVKGERVDTGRRKLGVVLGNGVKTGINVSLNAGVKLGSDVRVEPGATVMRDRGLE